One stretch of Halichoerus grypus chromosome 10, mHalGry1.hap1.1, whole genome shotgun sequence DNA includes these proteins:
- the PEX13 gene encoding peroxisome biogenesis factor 13 produces the protein MASQPPPPPKPWETRRIPGAGPGPGPGPTFQSADLGPALLTRPGQPTLTRVPPPILPRPSQQTGSSSVNTFRPAYSSFSSGYGAYGNSFYGSYSPYSYGYNGLGYNRLRVDDLPPSRFVQQAEESSRGAFQSIESIVHAFASVSMMMDATFSAVYNSFRAVLDVANHFSRLKIHFTKVFSAFALVRTIRYLYRRLQWMIGLRRGSENEDLWAESEGTVSCLGAEDRAANSAKSWPIFLFFAVILGGPYLIWKLLSTHNDEVTDNTNWASGDDDHVVARAEYDFAAVSEEEISFRAGDMLNLALKEQQPKVRGWLLASLDGQTTGLIPANYVKILGKRRGRKAVESSKISKQQQSFTNTTLTKGATAADSLDEQEAAFESVFVETNKVPVAPDSTGKGGDKQDL, from the exons ATGGCTTCCCAGCCGCCTCCTCCCCCGAAACCGTGGGAGACCCGCCGAATTCCTGGGGCCGGGCCAGGACCAGGACCTGGCCCTACTTTTCA GTCTGCTGATTTGGGTCCTGCTTTACTGACAAGACCTGGACAACCAACACTTACCAGAGTGCCCCCACCCATTCTTCCAAGGCCATCACAGCAGACAGGAAGCAGCAGTGTGAATACTTTCAGACCTGCTTACAGTTCATTTTCTTCAGGATATGGTGCCTATGGAAATTCGTTTTATGGAAGCTATAGTCCTTATAGTTATGGATATAATGGGTTGGGCTATAACCGCCTCCGTGTAGATGATCTGCCACCTAGTAGATTTGTTCAGCAAGCTGAAGAAAGCAGCAGAGGTGCATTTCAGTCCATTGAAAGTATTGTGCATGCATTTGCCTCCGTCAGTATGATGATGGATGCTACCTTTTCAGCTGTCTATAACAGTTTCAGGGCTGTATTGGATGTAGCAAATCACTTTTCCcggttaaaaatacatttcacaaaGGTTTTTTCAGCTTTTGCATTAGTTAGGACTATAAGGTATCTTTACAGACGATTGCAGTGGATGATAGGTTTAAGAAGAGGCTCTGAGAATGAGGACCTATGGGCAGAAAGTGAAGGAACTGTTTCTTGCCTTGGTGCTGAGGACAGAGCAGCTAACTCAGCAAAATCTTGGCCAATATTCTTGTTCTTTGCTGTTATCCTTGGTGGTCCTTACCTCATCTGGAAACTGCTGTCTACCCATAATGATGAAGTAACAG ACAATACAAACTGGGCAAGTGGTGACGATGACCATGTAGTTGCTAGAGCAGAATATGATTTTGCTGCTGTATCTGAAGAAGAAATTTCTTTCCGTGCTGGTGATATGCTAAACTTAGCTCTCAAAG AACAGCAACCCAAAGTGCGTGGTTGGCTTCTGGCTAGTCTTGATGGTCAAACAACAGGACTTATACCTGCTAATTATGTCAAAATTCTTGGTAAAAGAAGAGGTAGAAAAGCAGTGGAATCCAGCAAAATTTCCAAGCAGCAACAGTCTTTTACCAACACAACACTAACTAAAGGAGCCACGGCTGCTGATTCTTTGGATGAACAGGAAGCTGCCTTTGAATCTGTTTTTGTTGAAACTAATAAGGTTCCAGTTGCACCTGATTCCACTGGGAAAGGTGGAGATAAACAAG